One genomic region from Sciurus carolinensis chromosome 2, mSciCar1.2, whole genome shotgun sequence encodes:
- the Lkaaear1 gene encoding protein LKAAEAR1: protein MPPPAAKCASEPAGKSAAGDGPREGRAKRVPATEPREPGWTLTLEGLAAMSPTQRHRHLLFGDLLKDVGAAASIFPRESVELEYLMPNPRAWTQSELPTERWNRLLGVLKAAEARGRVRALRLRYTRMRAEEIALLIQRQGSARAAIRLETLLPPQLKPTRIPDPLDRQERRRVETILEETVDGSIFPR from the exons ATGCCGCCCCCCGCTGCGAAGTGCGCCAGTGAGCCGGCCGGGAAGAGCGCGGCAGGAGACGGGCCTCGAGAGGGGCGCGCCAAGCGGGTGCCCGCGACCGAGCCCCGCGAGCCAGGCTGGACCCTGACGTTGGAGGGGCTGGCCGCCATGAGCCCCACGCAGCGACACCGCCACCTGCTCTTCGGCGACCTGCTCAAGGACGTAGGCGCGGCCGCCTCCATCTTCCCGCGCGAGTCGGTGGAGCTGGAGTACCTCATGCCCAACCCCCGCGCCTGGACGCAAAGCGAGCTGCCCACCGAGCGCTGGAACCGGCTCCTGGGCGTCCTCAAGGCAGCCGAGGCTCGCGGACGAGTCCGCGCGCTGCGGCTGCGCTACACCCGAATGCGG GCGGAGGAGATTGCGCTCCTGATCCAGCGGCAGGGCTCAGCGCGCGCCGCCATCAGACTGGAGACGCTCCTGCCGCCTCAGCTGAAACCCACGCGGATTCCGGACCCTCTGGATCGGCAAGAG CGGAGGCGCGTGGAGACCATCCTGGAGGAGACCGTGGATGGCAGCATCTTCCCGCGATGA